From the genome of Streptomyces sp. NBC_01260, one region includes:
- a CDS encoding pyridoxal phosphate-dependent aminotransferase — MSAATPPSERRVSARIGAISESATLAVDAKAKALKAAGRPVIGFGAGEPDFPTPGYIVDAAVEACRNPKYHRYTPAGGLPELKAAIAEKTLRDSGYEVDASQILVTNGGKQAIYEAFATILDPGDEVIVPAPYWTTYPESIRLAGGVPVEVVADETTGYRVSVEQLEAARTERTKVVLFVSPSNPTGAVYSEADAEAIGRWAVEHGLWVLTDEIYEHLVYGDAKFTSLPAIVPELRDKCIVVNGVAKTYAMTGWRVGWIVGPKDVVKAATNLQSHATSNVSNVAQVAALAAVSGNLDAVAEMRTAFDRRRQTIVRMLNEIDDVLCPEPEGAFYAYPSVKALLGKEIRGKRPATSAELAALILDEAEVAVVPGEAFGTPGYLRLSYALGDDDLVEGVSRLQKLLGEAKA; from the coding sequence ATGAGCGCTGCTACTCCTCCCTCCGAGCGCCGGGTCTCCGCCCGCATCGGTGCCATCTCCGAGTCCGCCACCCTCGCCGTCGACGCCAAGGCCAAGGCCCTCAAGGCCGCCGGCCGTCCGGTGATCGGCTTCGGTGCCGGCGAGCCCGACTTCCCGACCCCCGGCTACATCGTCGACGCCGCGGTCGAGGCCTGCCGCAACCCGAAGTACCACCGCTACACCCCGGCCGGCGGGCTCCCCGAGCTCAAGGCCGCCATCGCGGAGAAGACGCTGCGCGACTCCGGCTACGAGGTCGACGCCTCCCAGATCCTGGTGACCAACGGCGGCAAGCAGGCCATCTACGAGGCCTTCGCGACGATCCTCGACCCGGGCGACGAGGTCATCGTCCCGGCTCCGTACTGGACCACCTACCCCGAGTCGATCCGCCTCGCGGGCGGTGTCCCGGTGGAGGTCGTCGCCGACGAGACCACCGGCTACCGGGTCTCCGTGGAGCAGCTGGAGGCGGCCCGTACCGAGCGTACGAAGGTCGTCCTGTTCGTCTCCCCGTCGAACCCGACCGGTGCGGTCTACAGCGAGGCCGACGCCGAGGCGATCGGCCGCTGGGCCGTCGAGCACGGCCTGTGGGTGCTGACCGACGAGATCTACGAGCACCTGGTCTACGGCGACGCGAAGTTCACCTCGCTGCCGGCGATCGTGCCCGAACTGCGCGACAAGTGCATCGTGGTCAACGGTGTCGCCAAGACGTACGCGATGACCGGGTGGCGCGTGGGGTGGATCGTCGGCCCCAAGGACGTGGTGAAGGCCGCGACCAACCTGCAGTCGCACGCGACGTCCAACGTCTCCAACGTCGCCCAGGTCGCCGCGCTGGCCGCCGTCTCCGGGAACCTGGACGCGGTCGCCGAGATGCGCACCGCCTTCGACCGGCGCCGACAGACCATCGTGCGGATGCTCAACGAGATCGACGACGTGCTGTGCCCGGAGCCCGAGGGCGCGTTCTACGCGTACCCCTCGGTGAAGGCGCTGCTCGGCAAGGAGATCCGCGGCAAGCGCCCGGCCACCTCGGCGGAACTGGCCGCGCTGATCCTGGACGAGGCCGAGGTCGCGGTCGTGCCGGGCGAGGCCTTCGGTACGCCGGGCTACCTGCGTCTCTCCTACGCGCTGGGCGACGACGACCTCGTCGAGGGTGTCTCGCGGCTCCAGAAGCTGCTGGGCGAGGCCAAGGCCTGA
- a CDS encoding adenosine deaminase has product MERDVRLLPKAHLHLHFTGSMRPTTLLELADKYGVRLPEALTGGEPPQLRATDERGWFRFQRLYDIARSCLRSPEDIQRLVREAAQEDVADGSGWLEIQVDPTSYAPLLGGLIPAIEIILDAVDSASRATGLPIRVVIAANRMKHPLDARTLARLAVRYADRGVVGFGLSNDERRGMARDFDRAFAIAREGGLLAAPHGGELSGPSSVRDCLDDLEASRVGHGVRAAEDPRLLRKLAERGVTCEVCPASNVALGVYEKPSDVPLRTLFEAGVPMALGADDPLLFGSRLAAQYDLVRRHHAFTDEELAELARQSVRGSAAPDAVRAELLAGVDGWLAKPVG; this is encoded by the coding sequence ATGGAGCGTGATGTACGGCTGTTGCCCAAGGCCCACCTGCACTTGCATTTCACCGGGTCGATGCGGCCCACGACGCTGCTCGAACTCGCCGACAAGTACGGCGTACGGCTGCCGGAGGCACTGACCGGCGGCGAGCCTCCCCAGCTGCGCGCGACGGACGAGCGGGGCTGGTTCCGTTTCCAGCGGCTCTACGACATCGCCAGATCCTGTCTGCGCTCGCCCGAGGACATCCAGCGGCTGGTGCGCGAGGCCGCCCAGGAGGACGTCGCGGACGGCTCCGGCTGGCTGGAGATCCAGGTCGACCCCACCTCGTACGCGCCCCTGCTCGGCGGGCTCATCCCGGCGATCGAGATCATCCTGGACGCGGTGGACAGCGCCTCGCGCGCGACCGGGCTGCCGATCCGGGTGGTCATCGCGGCGAACCGGATGAAGCACCCGCTGGACGCCAGGACCCTGGCCCGGCTCGCGGTGCGCTACGCCGACCGGGGCGTCGTCGGATTCGGGCTCTCCAACGACGAGCGGCGCGGCATGGCCCGCGACTTCGACCGGGCCTTCGCCATCGCCAGGGAGGGCGGCCTGCTGGCGGCCCCGCACGGCGGTGAGCTGTCGGGCCCCTCCAGCGTCCGCGACTGCCTGGACGATCTGGAGGCGTCCCGGGTCGGGCACGGGGTGCGGGCCGCCGAGGACCCGCGGCTGCTGCGCAAGCTGGCGGAGCGCGGGGTGACCTGCGAGGTGTGCCCCGCGTCCAACGTGGCGCTCGGCGTCTACGAGAAGCCGTCGGACGTACCGCTGCGCACCTTGTTCGAGGCCGGGGTGCCGATGGCGCTCGGCGCGGACGACCCGCTGCTCTTCGGCTCCCGGCTGGCCGCGCAGTACGACCTGGTGCGACGCCACCACGCGTTCACCGACGAGGAGCTGGCGGAGCTGGCACGTCAGTCGGTACGCGGTTCGGCCGCGCCGGACGCGGTGCGGGCGGAGCTGCTGGCGGGCGTGGACGGCTGGCTGGCGAAGCCGGTGGGCTGA
- a CDS encoding NAD(P)-dependent oxidoreductase, producing MRLTVFGATGGIGQEIVRQAVAAGHQVTAVVRDPARLPVPLSDVTVHTVARIDDPEALREAVAGRDAVLSGLGSRGRKAGGIAERLTRAVLAAMEAEGTRRLLVVSAAPVAPEPADDPLLDRMMLSAIGLILKEVYADLTAMEAALAASATDWTSVRPPKLTNGPMTGRYRTVHGSNPRSGRSISRADVAHAMLALIDDPAAVKQGVGVAY from the coding sequence ATGAGACTCACTGTGTTCGGTGCGACAGGCGGTATCGGACAGGAGATCGTCCGCCAGGCGGTGGCGGCGGGGCACCAGGTGACGGCGGTGGTGCGCGACCCCGCGCGGCTGCCGGTCCCGCTCTCCGACGTGACGGTCCACACGGTGGCCCGGATCGATGACCCGGAGGCACTGCGCGAGGCTGTCGCGGGCCGCGACGCGGTGCTCTCGGGCCTGGGCTCACGGGGCCGGAAGGCCGGCGGGATCGCCGAGCGGCTGACCCGCGCCGTGCTCGCGGCGATGGAGGCCGAGGGAACGCGACGGCTGCTCGTGGTGAGCGCGGCCCCGGTCGCGCCGGAGCCCGCGGACGACCCGCTGCTCGACCGGATGATGCTCTCCGCGATCGGCCTGATCCTCAAGGAGGTCTACGCGGACCTCACCGCGATGGAGGCGGCGCTCGCGGCCTCCGCGACGGACTGGACGTCCGTCCGGCCCCCGAAGCTCACCAACGGCCCGATGACGGGGAGGTACCGGACGGTCCACGGCAGCAACCCGCGCAGCGGCCGGTCCATCTCCCGGGCCGACGTGGCGCACGCGATGCTGGCGCTGATCGACGACCCTGCGGCGGTGAAACAGGGCGTGGGCGTGGCGTACTGA
- a CDS encoding UDP-N-acetylmuramate dehydrogenase, with product MQELHDAPLAPLTTFRLGGPATRLLTATTDAEVVDAVRAADDSGTPLLVIGGGSNLVIGDKGFDGTALRIATKGFVLDGATLELAAGEVWTDAVARSVEAGLAGLECLAGIPGSAGATPIQNVGAYGQEVSSTITEVVAYDRHSRETVTIPNAECDFSYRHSRFKAEPDRFVVLRVRFGLEEAGGLSAPLKYPETARAMGVAEGERVPAAAARETVLRLRAGKGMVLDPEDHDTWSAGSFFTNPILDREQFEAFLARVADRLGPEVSPPAFPAGEGRTKTSAAWLIDRAGFTKGYGTGPARISTKHTLALTNRGAASTDDLLALAREVVAGVHEVFGVTLVNEPVTVGVAL from the coding sequence GTGCAGGAACTCCACGACGCGCCCCTCGCCCCCCTGACCACCTTCCGGCTCGGCGGCCCCGCCACCCGCCTCCTCACCGCGACGACCGACGCCGAAGTGGTCGACGCAGTCCGCGCGGCCGATGACAGCGGCACCCCGCTCCTGGTCATCGGCGGCGGCAGCAATCTGGTCATCGGTGACAAGGGCTTCGACGGCACCGCCCTGCGCATCGCCACCAAGGGTTTCGTGCTGGACGGTGCGACGCTCGAACTGGCCGCCGGGGAGGTCTGGACGGACGCTGTCGCCCGCAGCGTGGAGGCCGGTCTCGCCGGGCTCGAATGCCTGGCCGGAATCCCCGGCTCCGCCGGTGCGACGCCGATCCAGAACGTCGGGGCGTACGGGCAGGAGGTGTCGTCCACCATCACGGAGGTCGTCGCCTACGACCGGCACAGCCGTGAGACGGTCACCATCCCGAACGCCGAGTGCGACTTCTCGTACCGGCACAGCCGCTTCAAGGCCGAACCCGACCGCTTCGTGGTGCTGCGGGTCCGCTTCGGGCTGGAGGAGGCGGGCGGCCTGTCCGCCCCCCTGAAGTACCCCGAAACGGCCCGCGCGATGGGCGTCGCGGAGGGGGAGCGCGTTCCCGCCGCCGCCGCCCGCGAAACCGTGCTCCGGCTCCGGGCCGGCAAGGGCATGGTGCTTGACCCCGAGGACCACGACACCTGGTCGGCCGGTTCGTTCTTCACCAACCCGATCCTGGACCGGGAGCAGTTCGAGGCGTTCCTCGCCCGAGTGGCGGACCGGCTCGGACCCGAGGTGTCGCCCCCCGCCTTCCCCGCGGGCGAGGGACGCACCAAGACGTCGGCGGCCTGGCTCATCGACCGGGCCGGATTCACCAAGGGATACGGGACCGGACCGGCCCGCATCTCCACCAAGCACACGCTCGCCCTCACCAACCGGGGCGCCGCGAGCACCGACGACCTGCTGGCCCTGGCCCGCGAGGTCGTCGCCGGGGTCCACGAGGTCTTCGGCGTCACGCTCGTCAACGAACCGGTGACCGTCGGCGTGGCCCTGTAG
- a CDS encoding DHA2 family efflux MFS transporter permease subunit, producing MTQHTKGRSGAAWALVITSVASFMAALDNLVVTTALPSIRESLGGELPELEWTVNAYTLTFAVLLMLGASLGDRFGRRRLFIVGLSIFTGASAAAALSPGINELIAFRAIQGMGAAIMMPLTLTLLTAAVPPARRGAALGLFSAVTGLAVACGPLVGGTLTEHLSWQWIFWLNVPIGLVLLPLARLRLAESHAPDSRLDIPGTLLVSGGLFGIVYGLVNANSDGWTDPTVLSALIAGGVLLGGFIRHGFRAKNPMLPMRLFRNRAFFGINTVSLLMFFGMFGSIFLLSQYFQGVLGYSPTEAGLRMLPWTGMPMLVAPVAGLLADRFGGRPVVVTGLALQAAGLGLFALALAPDASYASQLPGLMVGGVGMALYFAPAASLVMSSVRPGEQGIASGANNALREVGGALGVAVLATAFSSQGGYDSPQTFTDGTVLAVWIGAAVVALAALVALMIPGRRGTLAQEAEQAEARVPVSV from the coding sequence GTGACCCAGCACACGAAAGGCCGCTCGGGAGCGGCCTGGGCCCTTGTCATCACCAGCGTCGCCAGCTTCATGGCGGCCCTCGACAACCTCGTCGTCACCACCGCCCTGCCGTCCATCCGCGAAAGCCTCGGCGGCGAGCTGCCGGAGCTCGAATGGACGGTGAACGCGTACACCCTCACCTTCGCCGTCCTGCTGATGCTCGGCGCCTCACTCGGTGACCGGTTCGGCCGGCGCCGGCTCTTCATCGTCGGCCTCAGCATCTTCACCGGCGCCTCCGCCGCAGCCGCCCTCTCGCCCGGAATCAACGAACTGATCGCCTTCCGAGCGATCCAGGGCATGGGCGCGGCGATCATGATGCCGCTGACGCTCACCCTGCTCACGGCCGCCGTGCCGCCCGCCCGCCGCGGCGCCGCGCTGGGCCTCTTCAGCGCTGTGACCGGGCTGGCGGTGGCCTGTGGGCCGCTGGTCGGCGGCACCCTCACCGAACACCTCTCCTGGCAGTGGATCTTCTGGCTGAACGTTCCGATCGGCCTGGTCCTGCTGCCCCTCGCCCGGCTGCGCCTGGCCGAGTCGCACGCCCCGGACTCCCGGCTCGACATCCCCGGCACCCTTCTGGTCAGCGGCGGGCTCTTCGGGATCGTCTACGGCCTGGTGAACGCCAACTCCGACGGCTGGACCGACCCCACCGTCCTGAGCGCCCTCATCGCCGGTGGCGTTCTCCTCGGCGGTTTCATCCGCCACGGATTCCGCGCCAAGAACCCGATGCTGCCGATGCGGCTCTTCCGCAACCGGGCGTTCTTCGGGATCAACACGGTCAGCCTGCTGATGTTCTTCGGCATGTTCGGTTCGATCTTCCTGCTCAGCCAGTACTTCCAGGGGGTGCTGGGCTACTCGCCCACCGAGGCCGGTCTGCGGATGCTGCCCTGGACCGGAATGCCGATGCTGGTGGCGCCCGTCGCCGGGTTGCTCGCCGACCGGTTCGGCGGCCGCCCGGTGGTCGTGACCGGACTCGCCCTCCAGGCCGCCGGCCTCGGCCTGTTCGCCCTGGCCCTCGCACCCGATGCCTCCTACGCCTCGCAACTGCCCGGTCTGATGGTCGGCGGCGTCGGAATGGCCCTGTACTTCGCACCCGCCGCCAGCCTGGTGATGTCCAGCGTCCGCCCCGGCGAACAGGGCATCGCCTCCGGCGCCAACAACGCGCTGCGCGAGGTCGGCGGAGCCCTCGGGGTCGCCGTGCTCGCCACGGCCTTCTCCTCGCAGGGCGGTTACGACTCCCCGCAGACCTTCACGGACGGGACCGTCCTCGCGGTCTGGATCGGCGCCGCGGTGGTGGCCCTCGCCGCGCTCGTCGCCCTGATGATCCCGGGCCGCCGCGGCACCCTGGCGCAGGAGGCGGAGCAGGCCGAGGCGCGGGTCCCCGTATCCGTCTGA
- a CDS encoding TetR/AcrR family transcriptional regulator, giving the protein MSADERRESVIRAAITEFARGGYNGTSTEVIARRVGVSQPYLFRLFPNKQAMFIAAAERCLADTRGVFAKATDGLKGDDALHAMAAAYQRLIVEDPDRLLMQMQMYAAVAAAEAAGDHEFGETLRAGWLQMFDDIALTLGDAGEATTFLAYGMLVNTLASLGFPAGHRIWARFYESAKPTG; this is encoded by the coding sequence ATGAGTGCGGACGAGCGACGCGAAAGCGTCATCCGCGCGGCGATCACCGAGTTCGCCCGCGGCGGGTACAACGGCACGTCCACCGAGGTGATCGCCAGACGGGTGGGCGTCTCGCAGCCGTATCTCTTCCGGCTCTTCCCCAATAAGCAGGCCATGTTCATCGCGGCCGCCGAGCGGTGCCTGGCGGACACCCGCGGAGTCTTCGCCAAGGCCACTGACGGCCTCAAGGGTGACGACGCGCTGCATGCCATGGCCGCGGCGTATCAGCGCCTGATCGTCGAGGACCCGGACCGGCTGCTGATGCAGATGCAGATGTACGCGGCCGTCGCGGCGGCCGAGGCTGCCGGCGACCACGAGTTCGGTGAGACGCTGCGGGCCGGATGGCTGCAGATGTTCGACGACATCGCCCTCACGCTCGGCGACGCCGGCGAGGCGACCACGTTTCTCGCGTACGGAATGCTCGTCAACACCCTGGCCTCGCTCGGTTTTCCGGCCGGCCACCGGATCTGGGCCAGATTCTACGAATCGGCCAAGCCGACGGGCTGA
- a CDS encoding MaoC family dehydratase, translating into MTAKVTFGSVEVGTELPAQSFPVTRATLVQYAGASGDFNPIHWNEKFAREVGLPDVIAHGMFTMAEAIRVVTDWVGDPGAVVEYGVRFTKPVVVPNDDKGALVEVSGKVAALLDDKRVRVDLTAMCDGKKVLGMSRAVVQLG; encoded by the coding sequence ATGACGGCGAAGGTGACTTTCGGGTCGGTCGAGGTCGGTACGGAGCTGCCGGCGCAGTCGTTCCCGGTCACCCGGGCGACGCTGGTGCAGTACGCGGGAGCCTCCGGCGACTTCAACCCGATCCACTGGAACGAGAAGTTCGCCCGCGAGGTCGGGCTGCCGGACGTGATCGCGCACGGCATGTTCACGATGGCCGAGGCGATCCGGGTGGTCACGGACTGGGTGGGCGATCCCGGTGCGGTCGTCGAGTACGGGGTGCGGTTCACCAAGCCGGTCGTCGTGCCGAACGACGACAAGGGCGCCCTGGTCGAGGTCAGCGGCAAGGTGGCCGCCCTGCTGGACGACAAGCGGGTGCGCGTCGACCTGACGGCCATGTGCGACGGCAAGAAGGTGCTGGGCATGTCCCGCGCCGTGGTGCAGCTCGGCTGA
- a CDS encoding MaoC family dehydratase N-terminal domain-containing protein, whose product MALDQSFVGRTYPPTAPYEVGREKIREFAEAVGDANPAYTDPEAARALGHGDVIAPPTFVFSITFKAAGQVVQDPQLGLDYSRVVHGDQKFVYTRPVRAGDRLTVTSTIDAVKSLAGNDILDVRGEVHDASGEHVVTAWTKLVARAAEEA is encoded by the coding sequence ATGGCGCTCGACCAGTCCTTCGTGGGGCGGACCTATCCGCCCACCGCGCCTTACGAGGTCGGCCGGGAGAAGATCCGGGAGTTCGCCGAGGCGGTCGGCGACGCCAATCCCGCGTACACCGATCCCGAGGCGGCCAGGGCGCTCGGTCACGGCGATGTGATCGCGCCGCCGACGTTCGTGTTCTCGATCACCTTCAAGGCCGCGGGGCAGGTCGTGCAGGACCCGCAGCTGGGCCTGGACTACAGCCGGGTGGTGCACGGCGATCAGAAGTTCGTGTACACCCGCCCGGTGCGGGCGGGGGACCGGCTGACGGTCACGTCGACCATCGATGCGGTCAAGTCCCTGGCGGGCAACGACATCCTGGACGTCCGTGGCGAGGTCCACGACGCGTCCGGGGAGCATGTCGTGACGGCGTGGACGAAGCTGGTGGCGCGCGCCGCCGAGGAGGCGTGA
- the rpmG gene encoding 50S ribosomal protein L33: MAATDVRPKITLACVECKERNYITKKNRRNNPDRLEMKKHCPRCNSHTAHRETR; the protein is encoded by the coding sequence GTGGCTGCCACCGACGTCCGCCCGAAGATCACGCTGGCCTGCGTGGAGTGCAAGGAGCGGAACTACATCACCAAGAAGAACCGGCGTAACAACCCGGACCGTCTTGAGATGAAGAAGCATTGCCCGCGCTGCAACTCGCACACTGCGCACCGCGAAACGCGCTGA
- a CDS encoding amidohydrolase family protein encodes MPDSRPRPPDDHTADAANGREGSALTLCGARLADGRVVDVRLGGSRIEAVGTAGSLSAPCARIDLRGHLLLPAPAEPHAHSDTALTADGTGPGAPGPASQLPEDVQRRATEAALLQLGHGATALRSHVRIGGVQGLGALEAVLQARRSLRGLTDLTPVAVPRLLTGIAGADGLAMLRDAVKMGAGAVGGCPDLDPDPTGYVEAVLEIAAEHGCPVDLHTDSDDPARLARLAAMAGGLRQGVAIGPCAGLSRLTRETAGRAADQLAASGVTVICLPQGGCCGVERRGTAPVRLLRAAGVRVAAGSGALRDLANPVGRGDPLEAAFLLASQSGLRAEHAYEAVSTEARRVLGLPEVRIEAGFPAELLAVRGEQLTGVLSLAYSRIVVHRGRVVARTSAVREYCDSETGGGPGLPRQGRPESSPGGGA; translated from the coding sequence ATGCCCGACAGCCGGCCGCGGCCGCCAGACGACCACACCGCCGACGCGGCCAACGGCCGGGAGGGCTCCGCGCTGACGCTCTGCGGTGCCCGTCTCGCCGATGGCCGCGTCGTGGACGTACGGCTCGGCGGCAGCCGTATCGAGGCCGTCGGCACCGCCGGCAGCCTCTCCGCACCGTGCGCCCGCATCGATCTGCGCGGCCACCTCCTGCTGCCCGCGCCTGCCGAGCCGCACGCCCACAGCGACACCGCGCTCACCGCCGACGGCACCGGACCCGGCGCGCCCGGACCGGCCTCGCAACTCCCCGAGGACGTCCAGCGGCGCGCCACCGAGGCCGCGTTGCTGCAACTCGGCCACGGCGCGACGGCGCTGCGCTCACACGTACGGATCGGCGGCGTGCAGGGCCTCGGCGCCCTCGAAGCCGTCCTCCAGGCGCGCCGCTCGCTGCGCGGGCTCACCGATCTGACACCGGTCGCCGTCCCCCGGCTGCTCACCGGTATCGCGGGCGCCGACGGCCTGGCCATGCTCCGCGACGCGGTGAAGATGGGGGCGGGCGCGGTCGGCGGCTGCCCCGACCTCGACCCGGACCCGACGGGGTACGTGGAAGCCGTCCTGGAGATCGCCGCCGAGCACGGCTGCCCCGTCGACCTGCACACGGACAGTGACGATCCGGCCCGGCTGGCCCGGCTCGCGGCCATGGCGGGCGGGCTGCGCCAAGGTGTCGCCATCGGCCCCTGCGCGGGTCTCTCGCGGCTCACCCGGGAGACCGCGGGCCGCGCCGCCGACCAGCTCGCCGCGTCCGGGGTGACGGTGATCTGCCTGCCCCAGGGCGGCTGCTGCGGAGTGGAGCGCCGGGGCACGGCCCCCGTACGGCTGCTGCGCGCGGCCGGGGTCCGGGTCGCGGCGGGCAGCGGGGCGCTGCGTGACCTCGCCAACCCGGTGGGGCGCGGCGATCCGCTGGAGGCCGCCTTCCTGCTGGCCTCGCAGAGCGGGCTGCGGGCCGAGCACGCCTACGAGGCGGTGTCCACGGAGGCCAGGCGCGTGCTGGGACTGCCCGAGGTGCGGATCGAGGCGGGCTTCCCGGCCGAGCTGCTCGCCGTGCGCGGCGAACAGCTCACCGGGGTGCTCTCACTGGCGTACAGCCGGATCGTGGTGCACCGCGGCCGGGTGGTGGCCCGGACCAGCGCGGTGCGCGAGTACTGCGACTCCGAGACGGGCGGCGGGCCCGGACTCCCCCGCCAGGGGCGACCGGAATCCAGTCCCGGCGGCGGGGCTTGA
- a CDS encoding SDR family oxidoreductase, with the protein MRIVIAGGHGQIALRLERLLAARGDEAVGIIRDPGQRDALRAVGAEPVVLDLESATVEDTAEVLRGADAVVFAAGAGPNSGADRKDTVDRGAAVLFADAAERAGVRRYVVVSSMGADPDHPGDEVFDAYLRAKGAADAYVRSRTALDWTILRPGMLTNDAGTGQVLLAASTGRGPVPRDDVAAALLELVDTPATAGLTLELISGKVPVMVAVKDVAGN; encoded by the coding sequence ATGCGCATTGTCATCGCAGGTGGACATGGTCAGATCGCGCTGCGGCTGGAGCGGCTGCTCGCTGCACGCGGGGATGAGGCGGTGGGGATCATCCGCGATCCCGGACAGCGTGACGCCCTCCGGGCGGTCGGCGCGGAACCGGTGGTCCTGGACCTGGAATCGGCCACCGTGGAGGATACCGCGGAGGTGCTGCGCGGCGCCGACGCGGTGGTCTTCGCGGCCGGTGCGGGCCCCAACAGCGGCGCGGACCGCAAGGACACGGTGGACCGCGGGGCCGCGGTGCTCTTCGCGGACGCCGCGGAACGGGCGGGGGTGCGGCGTTACGTCGTGGTCTCGTCCATGGGCGCCGACCCCGACCACCCCGGCGACGAAGTGTTCGACGCGTACCTGCGGGCCAAGGGTGCGGCGGACGCGTACGTACGCTCCAGGACGGCGCTCGACTGGACGATCCTGCGCCCCGGCATGCTGACCAACGACGCGGGCACCGGCCAGGTGCTGCTCGCCGCGTCGACCGGCCGCGGCCCGGTTCCGCGCGACGACGTGGCGGCAGCGCTCCTGGAGCTGGTGGACACCCCCGCGACGGCGGGCCTGACGCTGGAGCTCATCTCGGGCAAGGTGCCGGTGATGGTCGCGGTGAAGGACGTCGCGGGGAACTGA
- a CDS encoding DUF523 domain-containing protein: MESVLVSACLQGVPCRFDGRGKASSETAAAISDRRPVPFCPEVAAGLSTPRRPAEIVGGDGHDVLDGRARVVDDTGLDVTEAFLEGAGRALEAARRAGCTEALLMARSPSCGRGRVYDGTFTGELRDGDGVTAALLERHGITVRPAPGG, from the coding sequence ATGGAATCCGTGCTGGTCAGTGCCTGTCTTCAAGGTGTGCCGTGCCGGTTCGACGGCCGGGGCAAGGCCTCTTCGGAGACGGCCGCGGCCATCAGCGACCGCCGGCCCGTGCCCTTCTGCCCCGAGGTCGCCGCCGGGCTGTCCACGCCCCGCCGTCCCGCCGAGATCGTCGGCGGCGACGGCCACGACGTGCTGGACGGCCGTGCACGCGTCGTGGACGACACCGGGCTCGATGTCACCGAGGCCTTCCTGGAGGGCGCAGGGCGGGCTCTGGAGGCGGCACGCAGGGCCGGCTGCACCGAGGCGCTGCTGATGGCCCGCAGCCCTTCGTGCGGGCGGGGCAGGGTTTATGACGGTACGTTCACCGGCGAGCTGCGCGACGGTGACGGGGTCACCGCGGCCCTGCTGGAGCGGCACGGCATCACCGTACGCCCGGCACCGGGCGGCTGA